In a genomic window of Cydia fagiglandana chromosome 8, ilCydFagi1.1, whole genome shotgun sequence:
- the LOC134666961 gene encoding zinc finger protein 771-like, whose amino-acid sequence MCMSTAQYTARYLLYPMTRGGNRRVQHADAAQRRALRALPRPPPQDRARLRIRMAAVRPQQQAEPRGGRERRQQLQLDALRELRAALLRAESGRLPVPGRALLQASARSIVLFIVFIQTVKIVPRFTELLVFYGSEFANRLGVDLRRYTKPCDCEYCQERPGAKKEPEKINKGNTSNEKKNETDIKDDSSGQAKLDTKKESAKRKKRKTRNENKKETRDVSSGQPKLVTETTRQTNAKTNKRKMRNEKKEETQINDSVTKDSQVEKIQEPSSSQAESPMSMDVQEIPPTKPAVNGSSNTTVSNANNYKCDQCVKTFDIKSDLEKHVHSHIALVDTNSLSSRKEFTCKKCSSTFDTRLLLLEHAKSRHGVKYFICSECEYATSKKGNLQTHSRTHSGERPFKCGQCSAAFSRSSTLQNHKRTHTGDKPFKCGQCNAAFADCSNLQTHKRTHTGDKPFKCGQCNATFIQSSNLQSHRRTHTGQKPYECNICDYKTTQSCNLKTHLMARHSGQKPYCCDSCTYRGATRSHLWSHMKTHQKPA is encoded by the exons ATGTGTATGAGTACTGCGCAATACACGGCCCGTTACTTGTTATACCCGATGACAAG GGGCGGGAATAGGCGTGTTCAGCACGCTGACGCTGCCCAGCGGCGTGCGCTTCGGGCCCTACCGCGGCCGCCGCCTCAAGACCGCGCTCGACTCCGGATACGAATGGCAG CTGTACGACCGCAACAACAGGCCGAGCCACGTGGTGGACGCGAGCGACGGCAACAACTCCAACTGGATGCGCTACGTGAACTGCGCGCGGCGCTACTCCGAGCAGAATCTGGTCGCCTTCCAGTACCAGGGCGAGCTCTACTACAGGCGAGTGCTCGAAGTATTGTACTCTTTATAGTATTTATTCA GACGGTGAAGATCGTGCCGCGCTTCACGGAGCTGCTGGTGTTCTACGGCAGCGAGTTCGCAAACCGGCTCGGCGTCGACCTGCGCCGCTACACCAAACCCTGCGACTGCGAATACT GCCAAGAACGACCTGGTGCCAAAAAGGAACCAGAGAAAATAAACAAAGGAAATACGTCGAATGAAAAGAAGAACGAAACAGATATTAAAGATGATAGTTCAGGACAAGCTAAACTTGACACTAAAAAAGAATCTGCGAAAagaaagaaacgtaaaacgcgTAATGAAAATAAGAAAGAGACAAGAGATGTTAGTTCAGGTCAACCTAAACTTGTCACCGAAACGACAAGACAAACAAACGCGAAGACAAACAAACGTAAAATGCGTAACGAAAAGAAGGAAGAAACCCAGATAAATGATAGTGTCACAAAAGATAGTCAAGTCGAAAAGATACAAGAGCCATCTTCGTCTCAAGCGGAATCACCAATGAGCATGGATGTACAAGAGATACCTCCTACAAAACCTGCTGTAAATGGATCCTCTAACACAACGGTATCGAATGCGAATAACTACAAATGTGACCAGTGTGTCAAAACGTTCGATATAAAGTCAGACTTAGAGAAACACGTACACTCTCACATTGCATTGGTAGATACTAACAGCTTAAGTTCAAGGAAGGAATTTACGTGTAAAAAATGCAGTAGCACATTTGATACTCGGCTGCTTCTACTGGAGCATGCGAAGAGCCGGCATGGCGTGAAGTACTTCATTTGCTCTGAATGTGAGTATGCAACTAGTAAGAAAGGAAATTTACAGACACATTCGAGAACTCATAGTGGCGAGCGGCCATTCAAATGTGGTCAGTGTAGCGCCGCCTTTTCCCGCAGCAGTACTTTACAAAATCACAAGAGAACACACACTGGAGATAAACCGTTTAAGTGTGGACAATGTAATGCCGCCTTTGCCGATTGCAGTAATTTACAAACTCACAAGAGAACACACACTGGAGATAAACCGTTCAAGTGTGGACAGTGTAATGCCACCTTTATCCAAAGCAGTAATTTACAAAGTCACAGGAGAACACACACTGGTCAGAAACCCTACGAGTGCAATATCTGTGACTACAAGACTACTCAGTCATGTAATCTAAAGACTCATCTAATGGCCCGGCACTCGGGCCAAAAGCCGTACTGCTGCGATTCGTGCACTTACAGGGGTGCTACTAGAAGTCATTTATGGAGTCACATGAAAACCCACCAGAAGCCGGCTTAG